From a single Rutidosis leptorrhynchoides isolate AG116_Rl617_1_P2 chromosome 5, CSIRO_AGI_Rlap_v1, whole genome shotgun sequence genomic region:
- the LOC139849102 gene encoding uncharacterized protein, protein MANQTRNNDAPLTPGPGIFRAPSVEHSPERDPDEYVLQLESQLQETREKVKELEAHIRHSTVVSEASDPPIPPGFTGTQYTSDPSGSASQPFQSQPQIIPQVPYQSSQQYQYPLQYQYATTNPFQTPMFQQVVKEKKKCTFKQFMDCKPSEYSGHRDPIVTMNWLREVERALKACQCEPELRVTYASRLLKNRAMVWWDTITAPLTEEQLNQVTWEQFSTKVQEQYCTAFDINRLKQEFMQMTMTEEMTVDEAFEQFMDKLRFVHQWIPDEQSRVERFVEILRPEYRTIARLATTLSQAHMLAKVTESDIKSAKSVKTESVSQVKPAASQSSQQSKKSSRFKPKGQSSQGGSMSSSQKTWCRMCKSSHSGQCTTLTKRCLRCGTVGHEPQDCSFKNNVCWNCQKEGHRSAECPAVRKSYSGVGSGSGVRAVSAGGSSASFVGQKRKNPPQPEARAFQMSVDAATATDDAITGMFLVNSVPARVLFDCGANCSFVSTTFCAKLNVPVSVINEPLSVEVGDGRTVPVTKFVSGITIDIEGSLFPVTCLVMPIPSFDVVLGMNWLSDHKASIKCDRKVISFPVDGGKRVVARGDRGGFRCPLLSMMKAQKSLSKGCDSFLAYVINVKKEKKVVSDIPVVSEYPEVFPDELPGLPPIREVEYKIELMPGATPVAKAPYRLAPSEIREMIKDVSFQWGNEQETAFQTLKSLLCQAPVLALPEGSDDFVVYCDASLSGLGCVLMQRDRVIAYASRQLKPSEKNYPAHDLEMAAYIFSQKEMNMRQRRWQELIKDYDCEIRYHPGKANVVADALSRKKSADSVKFMRIEIVSDLVDRLKITQLEALQDEHLKSELMIEIPDLCLVSGTVYKKIWVLVST, encoded by the exons ATGGCTAATCAGACCAGAAATAACGATGCCCCTTTGACTCCCGGACCCGGAATATTTAGAGCGCCGTCAGTAGAGCATAGTCCGGAACGTGATCCAGATGAATATGTTTTACAGTTAGAAAGCCAGCTACAGGAAACTCGAGAAAAGGTAAAGGAATTGGAAGCCCATATTAGGCATTCAACTGTGGTGTCTGAAGCAAGTGATCCACCGATACCTCCAGGGTTTACTGGTACTCAGTATACATCTGACCCATCGGGTAGTGCTTCTCAACCATTCCAGTCTCAACCTCAAATTATACCTCAAGTGCCATATCAATCTTCTCAACAATACCAGTACCCTCTTCAATATCAGTATGCGACAACGAATCCATTTCAAACTCCTATGTTTCAGCAAGTGGTAAAGGAGAAGAAAAAGTGTACGttcaaacagtttatggactgcaagccCTCTGAGTATTCGGGTCATCGCGATCCGATTGTGACAATGAATTGGCTAAGGGAAGTTGAACGGGCATTGAAAGCCTGTCAATGTGAACCAGAATTGCGGGTAACTTATGCCAGCCGACTGTTAAAGAATCGagctatggtttggtgggatacaattACTGCTCCGTTGACCGAAGAGCAACTCAATCAGGTCACGTGGGAACAATTTTCTACAAAGGTCCAGGAGCAGTACTGCACCGCATTTGATATCAATCGATTGAAGCAAGAGTTCATGCAAATGACGATGACTGAAGAAATGACAGTCGATGAAGCGTTTGAGCAGTTtatggacaagttaaggtttgtgcaTCAGTGGATACCTGACGAACAGTCCAGAGTGGAAAGGTTTGTAGAAATTTTGCGACCTGAGTATCGCACGATTGCAAGACTTGCTACTACTTTGTCACAAGCGCATATGTTAGCAAAGGTAACTGAAAGTGACATTAAGTCGGCCAAAAGTGTGAAAACTGAAAGTGTGTCGCAAGTGAAACCAGCGGCAAGTCAGTCTAGCCAGCAATCAAAGAAATCAAGTCGGTTTAAGCCAAAAGGGCAATCTAGCCAGGGTGGATCAATGTCAAGCAGTCAGAAGACATGGTGTAGGATGTGTAAGTCTTCGCATAGTGGGCAGTGTACAACCTTGACGAAACGTTGTTTGCGTTGTGGTACAGTGGGACATGAGCCTCAAGATTGTTCATTTAAGAATAatgtgtgttggaattgtcaaaaAGAGGGTCACAGATCTGCAGAGTGTCCAGCTGTAAGAAAGAGTTATTCCGGGGTGGGGTCCGGGTCAGGGGTACGTGCTGTGTCAGCTGGGGGATCATCTGCTTCCTTTGTGGGGCAGAAGCGCAAGAATCCCCCACAACCTGAAGCTAGAGCCTTTCAGATGTCAGTAGACGCTGCCACTGCTACAGATGATGCAATCACCGGTATGTTCTTAGTAAATTCTGTGCCGGCTCGTGTACTATTTGACTGTGGAGCAAATTGCTCGTTTGTGTCAACtacattttgtgctaagttaaatgtGCCCGTTAGTGTAATAAATGAACCTTTAAGTGTCGAGGTGGGTGACGGTAGGACAGTTCCAGTCACAAAGTTTGTGTCTGGAATTACTATTGACATAGAGGGTAGTCTTTTCCCTGTGACTTGTTTAGTGATGCCTATAccaagctttgatgtagtactaggcatGAATTGGCTTAGTGACCACAAGGCcagtattaagtgcgataggaaagtTATTTCTTTTCCGGTGGATGGTGGAAAACGGGTAGTGGCTCGTGGTGATCGTGGTGGGTTCCGTTGTCCATTGTTGTCGATGATGAAAGCTCAAAAATCTTTGTCCAAGGGATGTGATTCTTTCTTAGCTTATGTGATCAAtgtaaagaaggaaaagaaagtagtGTCCGATATTCCTGTGGTGTCTGAATATccagaagtgttcccagatgaattGCCAGGCTTACCGCCGATCagagaagttgaatataagatcgaGTTAATGCCAGGGGCTACGCCAGTTGCTAAAGCTCCGTATAGATTAGCTCCTTCagaaattcgtgaaatgat AAAGGATGTGTCTTTTCAGTGGGGTAATGAACAGGAAACTGCGTTTCAGACCTTGAAAAGTTTATTGTGTcaagcaccagtgttagctttacctgaGGGAtccgacgacttcgttgtgtactgcgatgcatcCTTATCCggtttgggttgtgtattaatgcaaagagatcgtGTAATTGCGTATGCGTCTCGACAGTTAAAACCAAGTGAAAAGAATTACCCAGCACACGActtagaaatggctgca TATATCTTTTCGCAAAAAGAGATGAACATGcgccagagacggtggcaagaactAATCAAGGATTACGACTGTGAGATCAGATATCATCCTGGCAAAGCAAacgttgtggctgatgcgttaagtcgtaagaaATCCGCTGACAGTGTAAAGTTTATGCGAATTGAGATTGTGTCCGATTTAGTTGATCGACTAAAGATAACTCAACTTGAAGCATTACAAGATGAACATTTGAAATCTGAGCTAATG ATAGAGATTCCCGATTTGTGTCTAGTTTCTGGAACAGTCTACAAGAAAATTTGGGTACTCGTGTCAacctaa
- the LOC139849103 gene encoding uncharacterized protein: protein MLYGRKCRTPSCWLEAGEKQFAGPEIVQQTAEKVAIAREKLKAARDRQKMYADPRRRPMTFTVGELLDLPPELAGIHDTFNICYIRKCKVDDENQILPLQDLKVDSSKKLVEEPVRIVDRKVTELRKKQIPMLRPVCAKSCRTGSFE, encoded by the exons atgttgtatggtagaaagtgtcgaACTCCATCGTGTTGGTTGGAGGCAGGTGAGAAACAGTTTGCGGGTCCAGAAATTGTGCAGCAGACTGCGGAAAAAGTGGCTATCGCACGTGAAAAGCTGAAAgctgctagagatcgacaaaagatgtatgcagatcctCGTCGACGACCAATGACGTTTACTGTAGGTGAAC TGTTAGATCTTCCTCCAGAGTTGGCTGGTATTCATGACACGTTCAACATCTGCtatattcgtaagtgtaaagtGGACGATGAAAATCAAATTCTTCCACTCCAAGATCTGAAAGTAGATTCaagtaagaaattggtggaagaaccAGTGAGGATCGTCGACAGAAAAGTGACTGAGTTACGTAAAAAGCAGATTCCTATG ttgagaccagtttgtgccaAGAGttgcagaacaggttcgtttgaatAA